DNA from Bacteroidota bacterium:
ATGTCGATCACCGCCATACAAAAAGGAGATAAGAAGAAAAGTCTCATACTGCTCGGGTTGACCCTGGTCTTTGCCCTTGCCTTCCTGGTAAACAAGTATTTCGAATACAGTGCCAAGATAGAACACGGGCTCTTCCCGGGTACCGAGCATTTTTTCGAACTGCCCCACGGCGAAGCCCAGTTTTTTTACCTGTATTTTTTCATGACGGGCTTGCATGGCTTGCATATCCTGGTTGGGCTGATCATTTTGTCATTTATGGCGGTTTATATCATGCGGGGCACCATCACCCAGGATAATTACACCCTCCTGGAAAACGGCGGGTTATACTGGCATTTGGTGGATGTGATCTGGATTTTCCTGTTTCCCTTGTTATA
Protein-coding regions in this window:
- a CDS encoding cytochrome c oxidase subunit 3 family protein, coding for MIHRDDEGSRMGMWLFLFTEVILFGGLFAVYAVYRFMHPEDFHHASAELSLFFGAANTVILLTSSLTVAMSITAIQKGDKKKSLILLGLTLVFALAFLVNKYFEYSAKIEHGLFPGTEHFFELPHGEAQFFYLYFFMTGLHGLHILVGLIILSFMAVYIMRGTITQDNYTLLENGGLYWHLVDVIWIFLFPLLYLIK